A single genomic interval of Streptomyces graminofaciens harbors:
- a CDS encoding Ku protein, producing the protein MPGREVSAEDIVKGFEVTEGEYVVVEPEELDDRAGPLPGHRYQRLRIATFVELEAVPQRRAGARAGF; encoded by the coding sequence GTGCCCGGGAGGGAAGTATCGGCCGAGGACATCGTCAAGGGCTTCGAGGTAACCGAAGGCGAGTACGTCGTCGTCGAGCCCGAGGAACTGGACGATCGCGCCGGGCCGCTCCCAGGCCATCGATATCAGCGCCTTCGAATCGCGACCTTCGTTGAACTAGAGGCTGTCCCGCAAAGGCGGGCTGGAGCCCGCGCCGGGTTCTGA